gttgtgcatattgattgtttttggtttaatgatgGTTTGTGGTTTGATGGTCAATTGAATATTATGGGTgcttaattatgatatatataaaaaaaaaggtcgggttgtttcagtttggtatcagagccctaatggttctaggatggttaagcaAATGCTTTAGAGCGGTTTAGGAATTTATTTGGTTGATTATATTCCTATTGCtggatgcatgatgttgtgtgatagaattgattatgagtattTAGTCAATTTTTTGTGgaatggagtcctagtatcatcctcttcgagcttTCAATGAGATACCACGATAAGATGtgtgttgtgtttgtggtttgtttttgtgcttagccttctgctcTTGTAGTGCAAATTGTTAGAGAGGGTGATGTTGCTGGTTGTGGACGGAGACGTAGTCGTGGTATGAGCAGAGGCCCAACgatcagagtgtgacagctgagggtgttgacGAGTCGCAGGGCTTCCAAGAAGGGttcatgagtgtggccggtggaGGTACCGATAGGACCGTAGGCGCTGAGGGAGTCGGTGTGTGCGGTGTTGGTGCCAGAGTgaccggtgatgctagggttccgggtttGGGAATCCCAGCGGGTGGAGCCCCTGGAGGAGGTGTTGACCTGGCGGGCTTGTTGACACAGCTGTTGGAACGGTTACCGGGAGTGGTACCGTTCTAACCCCTCTAGTCCCAGCACTCCCGCACTAAATTTAGAACCTGGATTCCAGCACTCCCGACACTCTCATCGGCTaacccctctggtccctcccaACACATACCGTAGAATCTCACTNNNNNNNNNNNNNNNNNNNNNNNNNNNNNNNNNNNNNNNNNNNNNNNNNNNNNNNNNNNNGATAAAAGGACACATGAATCTAGTAGGAGCATATACTAGAGTCTAGCAAGAAAAAGACCATATACAGTGCATAGTCAAAGAAGTAACTATTTGCATAGaccaaaaaccaaagaaattgGTAAAACGTGAATCATAAGATATGAAATTGTCAATTACAAAATTAGATGAACAATATCGCCACAAGGATTTTTCTTAAAGATTGTCGCACAAATTTGATATAAGTCAATTGCATTATAATTTGATCCATCTAAATATAGATTGAAGAGGGATCATCACAGCTATAGAAATTGTCGTCAAACTAGAGAGTAAACACATGAGGACCTTTTTAGCTATTCTATTACAACCTTAAATCAATCCACCATTTTCTCCTAATcacttaaaaaaatagaatatctAAGCATCTATATAAAACCCAATTCTCCTAGAAACTAAAATCATcccaaaaggagaaaaaccaaaaaaacaacaaaaaaacaaaaaaaaaaaaaacaaaaaaaatggcaagAGTTTCACTAGGGATATGTCTGATGTTAGTAGTAGCATCAAGTGTGATCTATGAAGCACAAGGAACATTCTTATTAAAACTTTACTTAAGGAAGAACTTCCCAAAACAATGCAACGAGTTTACGCCTTACGCTAACAAAGGTATGTTGTCGTTCGTGACCAACCTAGAAGGTAACTGTCCCGCAACCGCAGAGTTCAAGAACTTTTTTACACAGTTCAAGTCTTACATGTCCTTCATCGAAACTGCATCGGCCTCATCGAAAAACGTTGACACCGAGATGACAACCAAATGTAATGGGCTCTTCAAGGCTATGTCTGCAATAAGCAGCGGTAAAGGCGAAAAATCAGTAAGTCCTACTCCATTTCTATTCATATAGTattaaaggtttttttatttttttccccttttttgtataataattgaTGCTTGTATGAACAGGCTGATGCTGGTGGTTTGAAAGCTACCATGTTGGCAATGGGAAAAACTTTGGTTGAGCAGAAGAAGAATACAAAGATAATGACATTGACGCAAAAGAAAGAGTTGATCGGTTCTATGGTGAAATGGACTAACATGCTCGCTACATTCGTGAAGTCGGCCTCCGAGAAGAAAGGAAAGTCCATCGATATTGGATCATATGGCCTTGATGTCGATGTTAACGACAGTTCTATTGTTGGAAACACCGAAAGTAGTTCAGCCTCATCAACTAAAGCTGGAAGTGTTTCTACCAAGACAAAAGAATCAAGCAGTGGTGCAAGTTCTGCTGCATCCAAGACAAAAGAATCGAGCGGTGCAAGTTCTGGTGGAGCTAACAAAGACACTACAGGTAAAAATTCAGGTAGTCCGAGTGAAACCCCCAATGCCAAACCTTCTAAAGGAAGTGAAAGTGCTACAGAAGACGCAAATGCTAAAGGAAGCATAAGCGGCAAAAGTAGTTTCTCGGCTAATTCAGCAACAAAGACAACAAACGAAAAGCGATCCAAATCATCGAGCCAAAGTTCATTTAAGAGCTCATCCACCATATCAGTGAAACAAGTTGAAAGTGAGACTTCCAAAGAAGTAATGTCATTCATAACGCAACTCGAGAAGAAGTATTCCGCAAAGACGGAACTCAAGGTTTTCTTCGAGAAACTGAAGGCTTCCATGCAAGCTTCCTCAAGCATTGCTTCCAAAACATCAAAGGACTATGTCTCTGCCACAGCAGCAGCCACCGGTAAACTATCTGAAGCCATGGCTTTAGTGGGTTCAAAGAATGTCAAATCAGCAAAGGTGCGTAAACTTTAATTTATGGTCATTCCTGTTGATTAAGATTGAATATTAAgtcataaaattatatatttgtggtaTGATAGATGAAGAGCAACATGGAAACCAGCAAAGATGAAATGATGAAGTGTCTCAAACAAATACAAGATATCAACAGTAAAATAGTGAGTGGCAAGACAGCGTCATCGACACAACAGTCAGagctcaagcaaacaatcacaAAGTGGGAAAAAGTCACCACCCAATTTGTGGAGACTGCTGCTTCTTCAAGTTCGTCTtcatccttatcttcttctgcaACTCAGCAGCAAGGCAGTGCAAGGATGGTCGAGAACAATTGAGTTCAAAGGCAAAAGTTGCATTAATATGCCAAAAGATCACCAAGAAAGACAAAACCAGTAATgccaaatattataataagtagctagatcatttatatatatatatattttttctgtaaATAAAACTAAGATCGGTATAAACCGACGTATGCAAATACTAACtctgtaaaaaaacaaaacaaagatagaCTGTAACCGCGTTGTATGGGTAACATACAAAAGTGAGTGATATACCTATAAAAGGGATTTTGAATTTATCTTTCGTCTCCTTCCATATGTGAATAAGGTTTCTTTTTATGTATTAGTTTCTCTCATAACATGTTTCTTTAGCACAACAACTGCGGTGGTGgattcaacaatttttaaaaaaacttcggtgatgatttcttaaaattcctagaaaatttatttttttctttgatctattaatctataatattatatataatagttcCTACAAAACTTCGGtgatgatattttttctttgatctattaatctataatatgataacatttcatttttaaataattcctatatataatattatttgagaAGTACGTATAAGACTTTAACTCCAAACTTGTAGTTTATCACTGGATATGCCTTtgaatctaaatatttttttaatatacaattttCAGGTATTTTATTAACTACtgaattatttgttattaatagTGATTATAAATTcaatacaataaatattttaaaatagtaaacaaTCAGacctttttatttgtatatattattagtttaacTTGGGAATCCATATatgttacaaaattaattaaatatctatttctgaaaatttgttattatcaaattatttgaactaataattaacataataagaattagaatgaaatatttgatatgtaatttaagtatttaatagtatttttatcttctttaatTATTGAAAGAACACATATAGAAATGTCATCTTAACCACTGTTTCAAATTTATTCGTAACTAAATTATACGGGTACtatatatactttgtttttggTACCAATgttaaaatgatatttataattttatagtttCATCACTAAATAAAATTGGACTGAAAATTTATACAGACATATAATCACATAGCAATTCATTACGTTTACACGTACGTGCCCAACCCTTTTCTTCTCTACATGCGCCCCGCCCCTGTAACTTCAGTtgtacagtagaacctctataaattaataatgttgagaccatgaaattttattaatttatagaagtttaatttatcgataaattaatttatgaagaggatttttttatcagaaattcagagtttagaagaaattgctgctactatttttcaaggtgatgatgaagttgaaaagGATATAACGGTACCTTTAAAACCAGTTACACGTAAAGAAACAATTATCGCGTCAAGATCTCTCTACAATTTTtagatgcgatttgagaagacaacaccaaaagtttttgatgcagtcagaaagattagagatgctctccaacaagaatgtaaattcaagaacaaacaaacaacaatagattcatatttcattagattttcttagatatatatatactagtttatttgattattaatttatgatattgatgagaccatatttttacataggatttttataaatattattaatttattattttatctaatagtgtccaaaattacactaatcCCAACTTAGTAccagaaaaatttattaatttatagaggttattaatttaccgagtattaatttatagaggttctattATTAAAACATTACCCAACGTCCGCACATAAAGGGTGGGTAACCTAAGTCCATATTCTTACACGAAAAAAGTATCCtttccaaaataataatgaCAAAGATTAAAACTCGGAGAGCattcaaaataaagaaagagtAAAACCTAGAAATTTTGCTAGTCTTTCTTGCGACCTTAACTCAATCCACAATTTTCTCTTATATCTAACCTAAATTTAGACCATTTAAGCATCTTTATAAACCGATCCTCCAAGGAACTTAAATCATcccataacaaaaaaaaaccaaaaaaaaataaataaacattaaaaaaagataaaagaaaaaaacctaaaaaatggCAAGAATTTCATTAGCATTAGGTCTATTGTTACTAGTATCATTAAGTGAGGTATACGAAGTGCAAGGGACGTTTTTATTGAGGCATTACTTGAGGAAACTTCCCAGAAGGAACAGAGACTTTCGACCATTTGCTTGCTAAGGTATGTTGAGGTTTGTGACCCTTCTGCAATCTTTGTGTCCATTGAAGCCACGATACACGAGCTTCTTCGGAAACCTAAAGTCTTACATGAACTTCATAAACTCGGCCTCCGGGTCGGCAAACTATGACTCCGACCTGAAAGGAAAAGCCCAGGGCCTCTACTCATCTATTTCTGCATTGAGTGGCAAAGGCGGAGCATCGGTATAAACTTCCTATAATATATTGCTTCGTTTTTATGaatgaaatgttaaatttattccaacaaaaaaaactgtatagttcaataatgtttgttttaattttgtaaccAGGCTGATTCCAGCAAGGTTATGGAAACATTAATGTCAATGGGTAAGACATTGGGCCACCAGCAAGAGAGCAGTCCAACAATGTCGCTTGGAGAAAGGAAAGAGTTGATCATGTCTATGGCGAAATGGACACAAACGATTGGTCAATTCGTTGTCAGTCCTGCAGCACAGAACGGAAAAACAATTGATATTTCATCTTTAGGACTTGATATTGACGCGAGTGCCACCGCAACTGGAGAGTCCACTACCAATACCGAGACCTCTACCACTACTGACACTGGTACCCCTTCTGGAGGCAATACGGCCACTGGCACTGGTTCCACAGCTGGAGGCACTACGACCACTGGCACTGGCACCACAGCTGTTGGAAGTCCAACTAGTAGTTGCACCACAAGTAAGTGTTCTAATGGTGATGGAAGCTCCTTTAAAGCTGCTGTGAACATTCAGCACGGAGGGAAGGCATCCTCCCAGTCTCAACAAACCACATCAGCCCAACAAGACGTAACCTCTGCTGGCTCTAGCTGAAGAAAGGCCGACCtagcatataatatatatattaaaagtattaataatattatttaaataagaaGACGGCCCTGCTAAGCATAATTTAAGCAGCGAGCTGTAGAATGTTTGgctcactatatatataaagcctgtttttgataataaattataagttttttttaactaatattttCGATATATAGTTGCCCAATGCATTCAATAAATAACCAGTaatctctttttgatttgttgatctGATCAAATGTGGTTTGGGTTGATTGTTAGATAGTGATgtataatctctctctctgcatTTACATGAGTTAAGTTTGAGAAACATATTAAACCAAATGCCCTAGGAGATGCTTCGGTAATTTGTGGCCTCAAATGATAACGGAAAGATTGAAAgaatatgtatacatttttctttcacaattttttagtaaggtcacaaaataaaataaaataaaatcctcAAAAACACTAAATGATATTCAATCAATTACTATTATCAAATCTTGATGTAATATTAatacataatttaattaatctttaaaaatagcTGTGACTCCCTTTCATGTTGCATGCATAAATCACATGCATGATCAATCTGAGATGCTTCCATGCAGTTCTTAGTTTCGGGTTAATTAGTGTTGACTTTTTCTTCGTTTTAGATTACCCGGATTGGATTTTTGTGATACAATAGATTGAGTTTGTGGTGGTAGTGTTAGTGGGAAAACATCATTGTTGCTTGATGATATATTTGTGTGAACCAAAAGAAAGCAATTCGATCACTGAGCATAACCCTCTGATGACATAGATTCAGTGCTTCTGGATAATTTAGTCTGCTAGGCGAAGTGCGGAAGACATATCACGACTACGTTCTAAGATGAAAAACAGGAGATTTCCTTTGGAATGCTTTTATACGCTCAATgagaaagcaaaaaataaaagagaaattgacCACTAGCCAAAAGGGAGAAGgaaaataaagttaaatttcTAGGCTTCGGTCGAAAGACCAACATGTTTGATTTAAGATATAAAAAGGAATGAAAGAAAGAGATGTACACGGGTTANNNNNNNNNNNNNNNNNNNNNNNNNNNNNNNNNNNNNNNNNNNNNNNNNNNNNNNNNNNNNNNNNNNNNNNNNNNNNNNNNNNNNNNNNNNNNNNNNNNNNNNNNNNNNNNNNNNNNNNNNNNNNNNNNNNNNNNNNNNNNNNNNNNNNNNNNNNNNNNNNNNGAGTTCGGTTAATGTtggttggttcggtttggtgtaatcaattttttcagtttttttggaATTTCAAAACTCTACCATAAATAACGGATTAGTTTTCAATTCGGTTCTcggttgtttcctttttttatatataattttaaacacctAAAACAATTCGAAGTTAAAATATTTGGCTCGTAATGGTTCCctagttttgatttcttcttgggGTTTGATTTTCTATAATGCAGGTAACTGTGATTCGTGGGAAAGAGATAAGAATGAGACTGGAAACATAAAGCGTGTCATACGATCTCAAAATCGTGTTATTGTTGAAGGCAAGAATAAGGTGAGAGATTGTCTTGTTTAATGG
The Camelina sativa cultivar DH55 chromosome 6, Cs, whole genome shotgun sequence genome window above contains:
- the LOC104790521 gene encoding putative per-hexamer repeat protein 5, with translation MLRFVTLLQSLCPLKPRYTSFFGNLKSYMNFINSASGSANYDSDLKGKAQGLYSSISALSGKGGASADSSKVMETLMSMGKTLGHQQESSPTMSLGERKELIMSMAKWTQTIGQFVVSPAAQNGKTIDISSLGLDIDASATATGESTTNTETSTTTDTGTPSGGNTATGTGSTAGGTTTTGTGTTAVGSPTSSCTTSKCSNGDGSSFKAAVNIQHGGKASSQSQQTTSAQQDVTSAGSS
- the LOC104790520 gene encoding mucin-21-like, which gives rise to MARVSLGICLMLVVASSVIYEAQGTFLLKLYLRKNFPKQCNEFTPYANKGMLSFVTNLEGNCPATAEFKNFFTQFKSYMSFIETASASSKNVDTEMTTKCNGLFKAMSAISSGKGEKSADAGGLKATMLAMGKTLVEQKKNTKIMTLTQKKELIGSMVKWTNMLATFVKSASEKKGKSIDIGSYGLDVDVNDSSIVGNTESSSASSTKAGSVSTKTKESSSGASSAASKTKESSGASSGGANKDTTGKNSGSPSETPNAKPSKGSESATEDANAKGSISGKSSFSANSATKTTNEKRSKSSSQSSFKSSSTISVKQVESETSKEVMSFITQLEKKYSAKTELKVFFEKLKASMQASSSIASKTSKDYVSATAAATGKLSEAMALVGSKNVKSAKMKSNMETSKDEMMKCLKQIQDINSKIVSGKTASSTQQSELKQTITKWEKVTTQFVETAASSSSSSSLSSSATQQQGSARMVENN